In Sphingobacterium zeae, one genomic interval encodes:
- a CDS encoding IPT/TIG domain-containing protein yields the protein MKKTRSIYIVAFFLLWLSISSLSILVGCKKKEVIEPVDYSPIQLETTTFSDLEDKTVTLNGHIARLNGIPVEDYGFLIQKVTTTNGEKETVVSLGKKATVGNVTLKYQHNSNFELGDRYQYTLYVKTKNGFYRGEPNTFEVDGIKINLLEDKLVPNNNKVTVTGDFQFLSENIKLYYQSQYQGEHVIPYQVGSDRKSLSFIFPKSDNFYHGNKVSVFLRVKDQSGFASNRTIANIEVLGVANPPVKTKFYLNEPIPITGNAIKWDGMPMSAPFYMLINGKKVECYHQVNLYEIESLKGGKFQLGFHNGKDSVIFKDSIELIRPLGSNIHFTKKVIHSPSLMRIDGIDMYTYLMNPEKASYYLGKHSIAHFFDSSTGSIETFTVRDVPDGVYTFGYSSPYYSVSSTERVEVRTLKWNTPADLTKFVGEPFTITGNFIEGQTYSVIGNGIYEYPVARDGKIQFALPGYIIGSTEIQIGYSVNYNYNENYYSPQKQQLYIRNFEVTSISPLKGYPGDVVTIKGRGLSQINVTIGGAYATSVFRSSEELRFIVPAFASRGKSEVIMTMHDKTMKYKDLFEVL from the coding sequence ATGAAAAAGACCAGGTCTATATATATAGTTGCATTTTTTTTGCTTTGGCTATCTATAAGCAGTTTAAGCATTTTGGTTGGGTGCAAAAAGAAAGAAGTCATCGAGCCTGTCGATTACAGTCCCATTCAACTGGAAACCACTACATTCAGTGATTTGGAAGATAAAACGGTTACCTTAAATGGACATATAGCTCGATTAAATGGGATACCTGTGGAGGATTACGGATTCTTAATCCAAAAGGTAACCACCACAAACGGCGAGAAGGAAACTGTTGTCAGCTTGGGAAAAAAAGCTACAGTCGGGAATGTTACATTGAAATACCAGCACAACAGTAATTTTGAGTTGGGAGATCGTTATCAGTATACTTTGTATGTCAAAACAAAAAATGGTTTCTATCGTGGCGAGCCCAATACGTTTGAAGTGGATGGAATTAAGATCAATCTTTTGGAAGATAAGCTTGTGCCTAATAACAATAAAGTAACCGTTACTGGTGATTTTCAGTTCCTCTCCGAAAATATAAAGTTATATTATCAGAGCCAATATCAGGGTGAGCATGTCATACCCTATCAAGTCGGTAGTGATCGAAAAAGCCTTAGTTTTATTTTTCCAAAATCTGATAACTTCTATCATGGAAATAAGGTGTCTGTTTTTTTACGTGTTAAAGATCAATCGGGTTTTGCAAGCAATAGGACAATAGCTAACATTGAAGTTTTAGGTGTAGCCAATCCACCCGTAAAAACTAAGTTTTATCTAAACGAGCCTATACCCATCACGGGCAACGCAATAAAATGGGATGGAATGCCTATGTCGGCGCCATTTTATATGCTGATCAATGGAAAAAAAGTTGAATGCTATCACCAGGTCAATTTATATGAAATTGAAAGCCTAAAAGGAGGCAAATTTCAATTGGGCTTCCATAATGGGAAGGATTCCGTTATTTTCAAAGATTCCATTGAATTGATCAGACCGCTTGGTAGCAATATCCATTTTACAAAAAAGGTGATCCATTCTCCTTCCTTAATGAGGATCGATGGGATTGATATGTATACCTATCTCATGAATCCAGAAAAAGCTAGTTATTATCTAGGTAAACATAGCATCGCCCATTTTTTTGATAGCAGTACCGGGAGTATAGAGACATTTACCGTACGCGATGTCCCAGATGGCGTTTACACTTTTGGATACAGTAGCCCTTATTATTCAGTCAGTTCTACGGAGCGAGTAGAGGTTAGGACCTTGAAGTGGAATACACCAGCAGATTTGACAAAATTTGTTGGTGAGCCATTTACGATTACAGGCAATTTCATCGAGGGGCAGACTTATTCGGTTATCGGAAATGGAATTTACGAGTATCCTGTTGCTCGAGACGGTAAAATACAATTTGCTTTGCCAGGTTATATCATTGGCAGTACAGAAATTCAGATCGGTTATAGCGTAAATTACAATTATAATGAGAATTATTATTCACCCCAAAAACAGCAGTTATATATTCGCAATTTTGAAGTCACTAGTATTAGTCCGTTAAAAGGGTATCCCGGTGATGTCGTCACGATTAAAGGTCGGGGGCTCAGCCAAATAAATGTGACCATAGGTGGAGCATATGCTACCAGCGTTTTTCGAAGTTCTGAAGAACTTCGATTTATCGTACCGGCATTTGCATCCAGAGGAAAAAGCGAAGTTATCATGACGATGCACGACAAAACCATGAAGTATAAAGATCTTTTTGAAGTTTTATAG